Proteins encoded in a region of the Lepisosteus oculatus isolate fLepOcu1 chromosome 23, fLepOcu1.hap2, whole genome shotgun sequence genome:
- the zw10 gene encoding centromere/kinetochore protein zw10 homolog: protein MASFVTEVLASSGKLEKEDLCCKINKLSQKVEEIKSEVCDMISKKYDEFLPSMQSAEDLMRQVDAVSRDMDNLKSCIENETQKSLRDAIDDFTDQKLRMEKNAAGIRVLRQLQQFDTAIEDYHRALLEKKYTEAAKQLEKAQSNVQVLKAKKGCELQILKALSTELTIQKQNLIYHLGQEWQKLAVWKLPSAKELTSVEAFMETELRLCCVGLKEDCSTESQLANVLQALAILGELNNKVKFFSQVLLKYVLKPLITYPALNVGMTGQPGQGTDLTFYCMETTVEHLSPSEAYIKVQAVLKELYTHLLNVTVGDKKLSVMLGDLIWEEMSDCIIRECLLYSIPANSSQLEQYEEVIKQTEEFEKALKEMHFLKGDSTDLLKYARNVNVHFASKKCQDVIVTARNLMTSEIHNTVKIFPETKVSIPKLPNLSSGDKTGQDKAVKMLRNETINLENENRLSHRTLSLPVCRISESVQKLIELAYHTLSEASNSTKQCAIQLFYTVRNIFQLFYDVVPTYHKENLQKLPQLAAIHHNNCMFIAHHLLTLGHQFRYHLPQPLCDGAATFIDLVPGFRRLGTECFLAQMRAQKVEMLERLSTARNFSNLDDEENYSAASKAVRQVIHQLKRLGKVWQDVLPVNIYCKAMGTLLNTAISEIITKITMLEDISTEDGDHLYTLCRTVIEEGPLVFTPLPEENKNKKYQEEVPVYVHKWMTFKELMIVLQANLQEIVDRWADGKGPLAMEFSPNEVKSLIRALFQNTDRRAAALARIK, encoded by the exons ATGGCGTCCTTTGTGACAGAGGTGCTCGCCAGTTCGGGGAAGCTGGAGAAAGAAGATTTGtgctgtaaaataaacaaactATCCCAGAAAGTGGAGGAGATAAAG AGCGAAGTATGCGACATGATCAGTAAGAAGTATGACGAGTTCCTGCCCAGCATGCAGAGTGCGGAAGATCTCATGAGGCAGGTGGATGCTGTCTCCAGGGACATGGACAACCTGAAGTCCTGCATCGAAAATGAG ACCCAGAAGAGTCTCAGAGACGCCATCGACGATTTCACGGATCAGAAGCTGCGGATGGAGAAGAACGCAGCGGGCATCCGCGTTCTCAGGCAGCTGCAGCAG tttgATACTGCAATAGAGGATTATCACCGAGCACTGCTGGAGAAGAAGTACACTGAAGCAGCCAAGCAGCTTGAAAAG GCGCAGAGCAATGTGCAGGTTTTGAAAGCAAAGAAGGGCTGTGAGCTGCAGATCCTGAAGGCCTTGAGCACTGAGCTCACCATCCAAAAGCAGAACCTCATCTACCACCTTGGACAGGAGTGGCAGAAACTTGCAGTGTGGAAATTGCCTTCTGCCAAAG AACTAACCAGTGTGGAGGCCTTCATGGAGACAGAGCTGCGCTTGTGCTGTGTTGGACTGAAGGAAGACTGCAGCACAGAGTCCCAGCTGGCCAATGTACTGCAGGCTCTTGCCATACTGGGGGAGCTAAACAACAAAGTCAAATTCTTCA GCCAGGTGCTCCTGAAGTACGTGCTGAAGCCTCTCATCACGTATCCCGCTCTGAATGTTGGGATGACGGGGCAGCCCGGGCAGGGCACTGACCTGACCTTTTACTGCATGGAGACCACAGTGGAGCACCTGTCCCCCTCGGAGGCGTACATCAAAGTGCAGGCGGTCCTGAAGGAGTTGTACACACACCTGCTCA ATGTCACTGTCGGCGATAAGAAGCTTTCTGTTATGCTTGGCGACTTAATTTGGGAAGAGATGTCTGACTGCATTATTCGAGAATGTTTATTATACTCCATACCAGCAAACAGCAGCCAGCTAGAACAGTATGAAGAG GTcatcaaacagactgaagaGTTCGAAAAGGCACTGAAGGAGATGCATTTTCTCAAGGGTGATTCCACAGACCTGTTAAAGTATGCTAGGAATGTCAATGTCCACTTTGCCAGTAAAAAATGCCAAGATGTGATCGTCACAGCCAGAAACCTGATGACATCAGAGATACACAACACCGTGAAG ATCTTCCCAGAAACCAAAGTTTCCATCCCCAAGCTGCCCAACCTCAGCTCAGGGGACAAGACGGGACAGGACAAGGCGGTGAAGATGCTTCGAAATGAGACCATCAACCTGGAGAACGAGAATCGGTTGAGCCACCGCACCCTGTCTCTGCCGGTGTGCCGCATCAGCGAGTCGGTACAGAAGCTGATAGAACTGGCTTATCACACCCTCTCCGAAGCCTCCAACAGCACCAAGCAGTG cgCAATCCAGCTTTTCTACACAGTCAGAAATATTTTCCAGTTGTTTTATGATGTCGTGCCAACCTACCACAA aGAAAATCTTCAAAAACTCCCTCAGCTGGCTGCCATTCACCACAATAACTGCATGTTCATCGCTCACCATCTCCTGACGCTGGGACACCAGTTCAGATACCACCTACCTCAGCCTCTTTGTGATGGGGCTGCCACCTTCATCGACCTGGTGCCAGGCTTCAGGAGACTGG GCACAGAGTGTTTCCTGGCTCAGATGCGCGCTCAGAAAGTGGAGATGTTAGAGAGGTTGTCTACTGCGAGGAATTTCTCCAACCTGGATGATGAGGAGAATTACTCGGCTGCCAGCAAAGCTGTTAGACAG GTTATCCATCAGCTGAAGAGACTGGGTAAAGTCTGGCAAGATGTCCTTCctgtaaatatatattgcaAAGCTATGGGAACATTGCTTAACACTGCCATCTCGGAAATCATCACAAAAATCACCATGCTGGAG GACATCTCGACGGAAGATGGTGACCATTTGTACACACTCTGCAGGACAGTCATTGAAGAAGGACCCCTGGTGTTCACTCCACTGCCTGAagagaacaagaacaagaaataCCAGGAGGAGGTGCCGGTTTATGTTCACAAATGGATGACTTTCAAGGAGCTCATGATAGTCTTGCAGGCTAATCTGCAAGAGATTGTGGACAG ATGGGCTGATGGGAAGGGGCCGTTGGCCATGGAATTCTCCCCCAACGAGGTGAAGAGCCTGATCCGAGCACTTTTCCAGAACACAGACAGGCGAGCAGCAGCTCTTGCCAGGATCAAGTAG